From Phalacrocorax carbo chromosome 6, bPhaCar2.1, whole genome shotgun sequence, a single genomic window includes:
- the CDKN2C gene encoding cyclin-dependent kinase 4 inhibitor C isoform X1, which translates to MAEPSGNELASAAAKGDLVQLTNLLQKNVNVNAQNGFGRTALQVMKLGNPQIARRLLINGANPNLKDSTGFAVIHDVAREGFLDTLQTLLEFKADVNIEDNEGNLPLHLAAREGHVRVVEVLLERAECKVGHQNKRGATAYDLAKLYKRSAVVKLLEDRSFFPAATD; encoded by the exons ATGGCCGAGCCTTCTGGGAACGAGCTGGCGTCCGCGGCTGCCAAGGGGGACCTAGTGCAACTTACTAATTTGTTGCAAAAGAATGTAAACGTCAATGCACAAAATGGATTTGGGAGGACTGCGCTGCAG GTAATGAAACTCGGGAACCCCCAAATTGCCCGCAGGTTGCTAATTAACGGTGCCAACCCCAATCTGAAAGACAGTACTGGCTTCGCTGTAATTCATGATGTAGCCAGAGAGGGTTTTCTGGACACTTTGCAGACTCTGCTGGAGTTTAAGGCTGATGTTAACATTGAGGATAACGAGGGCAACCTGCCCTTGCACTTGGCGGCCCGGGAGGGGCACGTGCGGGTGGTGGAGGTCCTGCTGGAGCGCGCCGAGTGCAAGGTGGGCCACCAGAACAAGCGGGGGGCCACCGCCTACGACCTGGCCAAGCTCTACAAGAGATCCGCCGTGGTGAAGCTCTTGGAGGACAGGAGCTTCTTCCCTGCAGCCACGGATTAA
- the CDKN2C gene encoding cyclin-dependent kinase 4 inhibitor C isoform X2, translating to MKGGIPSGSWMHTATEDCSSELLLLSLRSPTVNRVMKLGNPQIARRLLINGANPNLKDSTGFAVIHDVAREGFLDTLQTLLEFKADVNIEDNEGNLPLHLAAREGHVRVVEVLLERAECKVGHQNKRGATAYDLAKLYKRSAVVKLLEDRSFFPAATD from the exons ATGAAAGGGGGGATCCCGAGCGGGAGCTGGATGCACACTGCTACGGAAGACTGTTCCTCGGAGCTGTTGCTGCTAAGTCTCAGATCCCCGACTGTGAACAGG GTAATGAAACTCGGGAACCCCCAAATTGCCCGCAGGTTGCTAATTAACGGTGCCAACCCCAATCTGAAAGACAGTACTGGCTTCGCTGTAATTCATGATGTAGCCAGAGAGGGTTTTCTGGACACTTTGCAGACTCTGCTGGAGTTTAAGGCTGATGTTAACATTGAGGATAACGAGGGCAACCTGCCCTTGCACTTGGCGGCCCGGGAGGGGCACGTGCGGGTGGTGGAGGTCCTGCTGGAGCGCGCCGAGTGCAAGGTGGGCCACCAGAACAAGCGGGGGGCCACCGCCTACGACCTGGCCAAGCTCTACAAGAGATCCGCCGTGGTGAAGCTCTTGGAGGACAGGAGCTTCTTCCCTGCAGCCACGGATTAA